TATTCACTCAGTCCGTCGCAAGCCGCCCTCCGACGATTCAGGTGGTGAAACTTCTCGGATGAACACCGTATGCAGCGATCAACATTGGCCAGCTATGCCATGATCTTCTTGATTACTTTTGCTCCGTCCACGCCGGTGAGGCGGGCGTCAAGGCCCTGAAATTTGTGACTCAGCCGGCTGTGATCGATGCCAAGGCGATTTAGCATGGTAGCGTGCAGATCGTAAACGCTCACCGGTGGCGGGGCTACCACCAGCACCATCAACGTGACCAAAGCCGGGCAAACGCTCAGCATGAGCGGTGCCTTCACCAGTGGCAGTGGCACGGGAGGCTGGACGTTCGGTGGCGCAGGCAATCTGGCCTTGTCGGGTGCCATCAGTAACAGTGGTGGAACCTCAGTCACCAAGACCGGCGCTGGTAAGCTGACGCTCTCCAACGCATCCAATGCCTATGCTGGAGCCACCACCGTGACCGGCGGGAGTCTTCAAGTCGGCAGTGCTGGCGTAGGTGCCACGGGCACCGGCGCGGTGACGGTCCAGAACGGCGGCACCCTTCTTGGCACAGGCACCGTGAAGGGCAGCAGCTTTACCGCGCAGAGTGGCTCCACCGTGCATGCTGGTGACTCGATTGGCACCTCAGTGGCAGGCGGGGACATCCTTACTCCGGGGAGCTTTGGCAATCTGAATTTTGCTCCAGTGTCAGGTGGCGGGAATTTTGATTTCCAGTCGGGCAGCATGATTCTCTTGGGGATCAATCCTGGCGGTGTTGGTGACTCGTTAAGTTTCGATGGTCTCTCAACGGTAAATTTGAAATTGAATGGCAACATGACCGTCCAGGCTGACGGCTATACCCCGATCGGTGTCGATACCTTCAATTTGATCGAGTGGGTTAATGTCCCGTTAGCAGAATTTGACTCACGCTACAGCGCCGCTTCCTACAGCGGATATCTCTATGGGAATGGTGACGACAATCTTGGTTTTGATCTCCCGAACATCAGCGGATCCGGCTATGCTTGGGACATAAGCACGTTTACCACTGATGGGAAAATTAGAACCGTGCTGGCGGTTCCAGAGCCCAGCTGCTCACTGCTCATTTTTTCCGGGATGTTGGCCCTGGCGATACGTCGTCGCCGGTAGTTCGCCCTTGGAATCTCAAAGCTACAACCTTCCGGGATGTCTTGTTGTGTCGAGTTCCTCGTGGCGAAGAACCTTGGATCCACCGACTCCTCAGGGGCTGCGAGAGTAGTCGTGGTCCTTCGCTCGCGAGCATCTTTGCTAATCCACGACTTGCGCTGGCTCCCGGGCGACGACTGGTCAAACTGGATTGATGGGCACCGGAAGCAGTGGGCGAGTTGTGCGAGCCCTATGAGGGCGAACTGGACACCTGCAAAGTCACTCCGCAAATGAACAATGGGCGCTTCGAAGATCCAGAGGCGGCGGAGCCGTTTCGCGAGGTCTTGTGAGGCTTGGATCAACAACGGATGATAATTTTGAGAGCTTCATAAAGATGATGGCCGACTTATGCCGACACTGTTGTTTTTGATGTCAAAGTGCGAACCAAACCGGCCACCGCCACCCGGTGAAAACAACGGGCTGGGTGGAAGGTATGGCTCTCTGCGGGGAAAGGTGACGCCAAGGAATGCATTGTTACCAGGCGTTGAACTTATCGTCGATGGAGACGAGTTCGGCCAGGTGGTTGACCGGCATTCCTTCGGCGTCGGTGATGGCCCACAGCGCTGCGATGTCAGCAGCACGACGGGCGGCGGTAAGGATGTCAACGGCTTCGGCGGTGCCGGTGATTTTAATCACGGTGACGGCGCTGGAGCTGCCTGCAAAATTCGGGGCAATGACGACGGCTGTGTGAATGAAAAGTCAAGGACGCAGGAACTCGGTCAACCGGCGTTTCAGATCGAGATCGATTTCGATCGGGGAAGTCTTCGCATGCTGCAGCAATGCTTCAGCAGCGGTGTGTCCGGCGGCGTTCGCGGTGTCGGAGAAGCACCTGAGACGCTTCCGACGGAGTCGTGGATTTTTTCAGCCAGACAATCCCGTCGACTATGTCAATCCGAGGAGTTTTTATTCTAATGAGGTCGGTCCACCCA
The genomic region above belongs to Phragmitibacter flavus and contains:
- a CDS encoding DUF1501 domain-containing protein; this translates as MKAPLMLSVCPALVTLMVLVVAPPPVSVYDLHATMLNRLGIDHSRLSHKFQGLDARLTGVDGAKVIKKIMA
- a CDS encoding autotransporter-associated beta strand repeat-containing protein; translation: MSGAFTSGSGTGGWTFGGAGNLALSGAISNSGGTSVTKTGAGKLTLSNASNAYAGATTVTGGSLQVGSAGVGATGTGAVTVQNGGTLLGTGTVKGSSFTAQSGSTVHAGDSIGTSVAGGDILTPGSFGNLNFAPVSGGGNFDFQSGSMILLGINPGGVGDSLSFDGLSTVNLKLNGNMTVQADGYTPIGVDTFNLIEWVNVPLAEFDSRYSAASYSGYLYGNGDDNLGFDLPNISGSGYAWDISTFTTDGKIRTVLAVPEPSCSLLIFSGMLALAIRRRR